One Vanessa atalanta chromosome 20, ilVanAtal1.2, whole genome shotgun sequence genomic window carries:
- the LOC125072049 gene encoding fatty acid synthase-like isoform X1, giving the protein MKPAFVSEDRLTSGHRLSHPKPGEEVLITGISGRFPDSDSVVHLQENLFNKVDLVSGDSRRWKLSHPEIPQRTGKINNVKKFDASFFGVHFKQAHTMDPMCRILLEKTYEAIFDAGLNPNELRNTKTGVFIGTCFSESEKTWLYDNTEINQFGILGCSKGMLANRISSWLEVTGPSYTIDSGCSGSLYALDQAFKAIHEGLCDTAIVGGSNLCLHPYVSLHFYRLGALSADGRCKTFDNSANGYVRSEAIVVCLLQRAKVSRRVYAQVLYTKTNCDGYKEQGITYPSCDAQKLLLREFYEECSVPTSDVEFIDAHGTGTKAGDPVELTSLGEIFCTDRSEPLMIGSIKTNLGHGEPTAGLCSLAKLCIAYTTGYIAPNLNYKVPREEASFLVEGKLKVVTEKQPWVRGMFGINSFGFGGANAHILLKKFARSKVNNGIPSDDLPRLICVSGRTESAVAKILDDLESRTVDAELVRLLHAIHDENIKGHGVRGYTLLESSPTKSISLARNIQNFSGVRRPVWFVYSGAGSEWAGMATQLMRIPVFADAIEKCHKKLESKGIDLIKLITDSDTKICDKIINSFIGTAALQIGLTDVLKAVGTEPDFIIGHGLGELGCAYAGGSFTTEQMIIFAYSEGLVSVETPFIKSSKIDLIAGYNDSQLLFEKKVQLIPETAIIIEIGPNSLLQKILRRSVKKDFINVSLTKRNHDNVQVLLTALGKLYEAGLNPHHANIYPSIKFPVSQGTPMLSHLVEWDHSEDWYVMSYKAQDKMNSNERTVKMSITNENYDYMVGHVVDGRNLYPATGYIVMVWETLGMMMGELFTEVSVVFEDIRFQRATNIPKKGDIEFIVMIQSGSGHFEVVESGTSIVTGRIFAKKNVGQDYRVLPVEPEATGPNAKHLLTKEFYKELRLRGYQYRGLFRGVIGCNVEFTRGRLAWNDNWVTFIDCMMQMRIIGEDTRRLYVPTRIEKLCIDSDMHYDAISKMNTDSANQSFEIKVYPYADVIRAGGVEIRGFHATPISRRIPHSVPVLERNIFIPNMGKSTMKIEDILRSNIQLIIENMHTYKVKISEIVDDEYNSIIGLEPIRNKVADVVCDLPLVQADISVISEKKLKVIRGNDNLILIGTNVLQRPDVLNSASKAVHDAGFIISREKNLINPKDFSDVYDIITMQYTGLEWIVLFRKRVDAKATKFIKVISSDQTFAWIDKVKEGLKDGEKVVLYSQDEEINGLLGLINCLRKEPGGGIFHGLLIADSSAPPFDPELALYKKQLKMDLAVNVYQENQWGTYRHILLDNVNAVQAYHALVNTLSIGDLSSISWLEGPIRENSVFSNPENYIIHIYCAALNFRDVIIAMGRVTVDAIARGRLEQEYVQGFEIVGRTYNGTRVMSLVKNSGLANMVVGDRTLCWGIPDEWTFEEAATVPVAYTTVYYALVMVGQIQRGESILIHAGSGGVGQAAINVALSFGCEVFTTVGSQEKRLFIKKLYPQLKDNHIGNSRDTSFEDMIRKETNGQGVDLVLNSLSDERLQASIRCLGCRGRFLEIGKFDINNNEPIGIHYFQNEISFHGIMLDYVLNQGFEFRKNLQDLLLSGIQSGVVRPLTHCTFEKHQIETAFRYMAAGKHIGKVIIKIRDEEQNGRATKPQNISIEAVPRYMCHEDLVYILVGGLGGFGLELADWLIVRGARKVLLTSRRGVSNGYQSSRMRAWAGYGADVQISTHNVTTEEGCEQMLKMANAMGTVEAIFNLAVILKDLIFENQTPASFKASFAPKALATMYLDKLSKQLCPKLKNFVIFSSVTCGRGNAGQTNYGFSNSVIERICESRKKLGLPALAVQWGTIGDVGLVANMQDDEEVQLEFCGTFQQSISSCLQALDKFLKQDDVVVSSIVVAKKKTGCYGYGGIVDSVAQILGIKDLKKVSHQVSLPDLGMDSMMAVEIKQTLQREFEIVLSTPDIRTLTFGRLKALAAQKEAKASTSVSAHTARSEDGAGHRVLMKNFGEENLALKPFIYMPSLVSYSEPLTDSSIHQKESIMFILPGLEGCAAGMAPLCSKLKIKTCVLQFGNTEKQDTLNSLVNRLHKTIKSILNPGSPFILLGYSFGTLPTLKLASILESEGHDGTIICLDGSPDYLYRMLTSSISVKSDTQLQNSLIKQIIDIIAPKNKDSDTLLEKLKNIESYDERITYALKVSPPQQKYSDNFIKSIGKSSFDRLKMILNQAELKKIKAPITLLRPKENPPFLVIDENYGLDKFSEGPVTVHFLECNHASIIGNNDCVNIISKVFAAQDRGNIDKVAITSTTKKQLSVGI; this is encoded by the exons ATGAAACCAGCATTCGTCTCAGAGGACAGGCTGACGTCGGGCCACCGGCTGTCTCATCCAAAGCCTGGAGAGGAGGTCCTCATCACCGGCATCTCCGGCAGATTCCCTGATTCGGACTCCGTTGTACACTTGCaagaaaatttgtttaataag GTGGACCTCGTTTCTGGGGACAGTCGTCGTTGGAAGCTGTCTCACCCTGAAATACCACAGCGTACTGGAAAAATCAACAATGTCAAAAAATTCGACGCATCCTTCTTCGGCGTGCACTTCAAGCAGGCGCACACAATGGACCCTATGTGTAGAATCCTTTTGGAGAAAACATATGAAGCTATATTTGACGCTG gTTTAAATCCAAACGAGCTGCGGAACACTAAGACTGGCGTGTTCATCGGTACTTGCTTCTCGGAATCTGAGAAGACGTGGTTGTATGATAATACCGAGATCAACCAGTTTGGTATATTGGG CTGCTCCAAAGGGATGTTAGCAAACCGTATCTCCTCCTGGCTTGAAGTAACTGGACCTTCATATACCATCGACTCAGGTTGCTCCGGTTCTCTGTACGCCTTAGATCAGGCTTTCAAAGCTATACATGAGGGCCTTTGTGATACAGCTATTGTTGGAGGATCGAACTTGTGCCTTCATCCTTACGTATCTCTGCACTTTTATAG ATTGGGTGCATTATCAGCCGACGGAAGATGCAAGACATTCGACAACAGTGCCAACGGATACGTTCGTTCTGAAGCAATTGTTGTTTGCTTACTGCAGAGAGCCAAGGTTTCGAGgag GGTTTACGCTCAAGTGCTTTACACTAAAACTAACTGTGATGGCTACAAGGAACAGGGTATCACCTATCCATCATGTGACGCCCAGAAATTACTACTCAGAGAGTTTTATGAAGAATGTTCGGTTCCAACCAGTGACGTTGAGTTTATAGATGCACATGGAACAG GTACGAAAGCCGGAGATCCTGTAGAACTTACATCACTTGGAGAAATCTTCTGTACTGACCGATCTGAACCTCTCATGATAGGATCTATTAAGACTAATTTAGGACACGGTGAACCTACTGCGGGTCTTTGTTCTCTTGCGAAG CTCTGCATCGCCTATACAACAGGATATATTGCAccaaatctaaattataaagttcCACGAGAAGAGGCTTCATTCCTCGTGGAGGGAAAACTCAAGGTGGTGACGGAAAAGCAGCCCTGGGTCAGAGGAATGTTTGGTATTAACAGTTTCGGCTTTGGGGGTGCCAACGCTCACATCTTACTTAAAAAATTTGCGAGATCAAAG GTTAACAATGGAATACCATCAGATGATTTACCTAGATTGATCTGTGTATCGGGTCGCACTGAATCGGCCGTGGCTAAGATCCTAGATGACCTCGAGTCGAGGACTGTTGACGCTGAACTTGTTAGACTTTTACACGCGATACacgatgaaaatattaaaggcCACGGTGTAAGAGGGTATACTTTGTTGG AGTCCTCACCAACAAAGAGCATTTCACTAGCTCGAAACATTCAAAACTTCTCCGGTGTCCGGCGTCCAGTGTGGTTTGTATACTCGGGTGCGGGATCTGAATGGGCAGGAATGGCTACACAACTCATGAGGATTCCAGTATTCGCTGATGCTATTGAAAA GTGCCACAAAAAACTGGAATCTAAAGGCATTGATTTAATCAAGCTCATTACGGATTCAGACACAAAGATATGCGACAAGATCATCAACTCCTTCATCGGTACCGCCGCCCTTCAGATCGGTCTCACGGATGTCCTCAAAGCTGTTGGGACTGAACCAGACTTCATCATTG GTCACGGTTTGGGTGAATTAGGTTGCGCATACGCAGGTGGCTCTTTCACGACAGAACAGATGATTATCTTTGCATACAGTGAAGGTCTGGTATCTGTTGAGACACCGTTTATCAAGAGTTCCAAGATTGATTTGATTGCTGGGTACAACGAT agtcAACTGCTTTTCGAGAAGAAGGTTCAATTAATTCCTGAAACTGCGATCATTATAGAAATTGGTCCAAATAGCCTCCTTCAGAAAATTTTACGTCGCTCTGTCAAGAAGGATTTCATCAATGTTTCTCTAACTAAGAGGAATCATGACAACGTACAGGTTCTCTTGACGGCACTGGGcaa ATTGTATGAGGCCGGTCTGAACCCACACCACGCCAACATTTACCCGAGCATAAAGTTTCCTGTGTCGCAAGGCACTCCGATGCTATCACACCTTGTCGAGTGGGACCATAGCGAGGACTG GTACGTCATGTCATACAAAGCACAAGATAAAATGAATTCCAATGAAAGGACTGTGAAAATGTCCATTACAAATGAAAACTACGATTATATGGTCGGGCACGTCGTTGATG GTCGTAACTTGTACCCTGCAACTGGTTATATTGTTATGGTATGGGAGACCCTCGGTATGATGATGGGAGAGCTGTTCACGGAAGTGTCCGTAGTGTTCGAAGACATTCGATTCCAAAGAGCAACTAACATTCCCAAAAAAGGAGACATAGAGTTCATTGTGATGATTCAGAGCGGCAGTGGACACTTTGAG GTTGTTGAGAGTGGAACATCCATAGTGACCGGACGCATATTTGCAAAGAAGAACGTTGGACAGGATTACCGTGTGCTTCCAGTTGAGCCGGAAGCTACTGGACCCAATGCTAAGCATCTACTGACAAAGGAATTCTACAAGGAGTTACGTCTAAGAGGCTACCAGTACAG AGGCCTATTCCGAGGCGTAATCGGATGTAACGTGGAATTCACGCGTGGTCGACTGGCCTGGAACGACAACTGGGTCACCTTCATAGATTGCATGATGCAGATGAGAATCATCGGTGAAGATACCCGAAGGCTTTACGTGCCTACTAGAATTGAGAAGCTGTGCATAGATTCTGATATGCACTATGACGCTATATCCAAAATGAACACAGATTCTGCTAACCAATCGTTTGAGATTAAGGTTTATCCGTATGCTGATGTTATCAG GGCCGGTGGAGTGGAAATTCGAGGCTTTCATGCAACACCTATTTCAAGAAGAATCCCTCATAGCGTACCAGTTTTAGAAAGAAACATATTCATCCCCAATATGGGAAAGTCTACGATGAAG atagaAGATATTCTCAGAAGCAACATTCAGCTCATAATTGaaaacatgcatacatacaaAGTTAAAATTAGTGAAATTGTTGACGatgaatataatagtattattggACTTGAACCTATTCGGAACAAAGTAGCGGATGTCGTATGCGATCTGCCATTGGTTCAAGCTGACATCTCGGTTATATCTGAGAAAAAATTAAAGGTTATTCGAGGAAATGATAATCTAATACTTATTGGTACTAATGTTCTTCAGAGACCTGAT GTACTCAATAGCGCGTCAAAGGCTGTCCATGACGCAGGGTTTATCATAAGCCGagaaaaaaacctaataaatcCAAAAGACTTCTCAGATGTATACGATATCATTACCATGCAATATACTGGCTTGGAGTGGATAGTGCTATTTCGTAAACGTGTTGACGCAAAAGCGACTAAATTCATTAAAGTCATTTCATCCGATCAAACGTTTGCTTGGATAGACAAAGTTAAGGAAGGACTTAAAGATGGAGAAAAAGTTGTGTTATATAGTCAAGACGAGGAAATAAATGGACTTTTGGGTTTGATCAACTGTCTGAGAAAAGAACCTGGTGGTGGAATATTTCATGGTCTATTGATAGCCGATTCTTCTGCACCTCCATTCGATCCAGAATTAGCATTGTATAAAAAGCAGTTGAAAATGGATTTAGCAGTAAATGTTTATCAGGAA aaTCAATGGGGTACGTATCGTCACATACTTTTGGATAACGTTAATGCGGTGCAGGCCTACCATGCTCTAGTGAACACCCTCAGTATTGGAGACCTGTCTTCAATCAGCTGGCTGGAGGGACCAATCAGAGAGAATTCTGTTTTCAGTAACCCAGAAAACTATATCATCCAT ATATACTGTGCTGCTCTAAATTTCCGTGACGTGATTATCGCAATGGGCCGCGTGACAGTCGACGCCATTGCGAGAGGCAGACTCGAGCAAGAGTACGTGCAAGGGTTTGAGATCGTCGGCAGAACATACAA TGGTACACGAGTTATGAGCCTTGTAAAGAACAGCGGATTGGCGAACATGGTGGTAGGAGATAGAACGCTCTGTTGGGGCATCCCTGATGAGTGGACCTTCGAGGAAGCTGCCACTGTGCCAGTGGCTTACACAACTGTATACTATGCCTTG GTGATGGTAGGCCAGATTCAAAGAGGAGAATCGATTTTAATCCACGCTGGTTCTGGTGGTGTTGGTCAAGCTGCTATCAACGTTGCTCTTTCCTTCGGTTGCGAAGTGTTCACCACCGTCGGTAGTCAGGAGAAACGGCTCTTCATCAAGAAACTTTACCCACAGCTTAAAG ACAATCATATTGGGAATTCTCGCGACACTTCCTTTGAAGACATGATAAGAAAAGAAACGAATGGGCAGGGAGTGGATTTGGTTCTTAATTCTCTTTCAGATGAGAGATTACAG GCCTCAATACGATGCCTTGGCTGTCGCGGCCGCTTCCTTGAAATTGGAAAGTTCGACATCAACAACAACGAGCCCATTGGCATACACTACTTCCAGAACGAGATCTCCTTCCACGGAATAATGTTGGACTACGTCCTCAACCAAGGCTTTGAATTTAGAAAG AATCTCCAAGATCTGCTATTATCTGGTATCCAAAGTGGCGTTGTCCGTCCGCTGACGCACTGCACCTTCGAGAAGCATCAAATCGAGACCGCATTCAGGTACATGGCCGCTGGAAAGCATATTGGAAAG GTGATCATTAAAATTCGTGATGAGGAACAAAACGGTCGTGCTACAAAACCACAGAATATATCAATTGAAGCTGTTCCTAG GTACATGTGTCATGAAGATTTAGTATACATTCTGGTGGGAGGTCTCGGAGGTTTCGGTCTGGAGCTTGCAGACTGGCTTATAGTGAGAGGAGCCAGGAAAGTGTTGCTCACATCCAGGAGAGGAGTCAGTAATGGTTACCAGTCATCGCGTATGAG AGCGTGGGCGGGCTATGGAGCAGATGTACAAATTTCAACGCATAATGTCACAACAGAGGAAGGTTGTGAACAAATGTTGAAAATGGCGAACGCTATGGGTACAGTCGAGGCGATATTCAACTTGGCAGTGATATTAAAAGATTTGATCTTCGAAAACCAGACTCCAGCCTCTTTTAAAGCTTCGTTTGCACCCAAAGCACTGGCAACGATGTATTTGGATAAGCTATCAAAACAATTATGCCCTAAATTGAA GAACTTCGTGATATTTTCATCTGTGACCTGTGGTCGCGGCAACGCCGGTCAGACTAACTACGGTTTCTCCAACTCCGTGATAGAGAGGATTTGCGAGTCAAGAAAGAAGCTCGGCCTCCCCGCGCTCGCCGTGCAGTGGGGTACCATCGGAGAT GTGGGTCTGGTAGCGAACATGCAAGATGACGAAGAAGTCCAATTGGAATTCTGTGGAACTTTCCAACAGAGCATTTCCTCCTGCCTGCAAGCTCTCGATAAATTCTTAAAACAGGATGACGTGGTAGTGTCCTCGATAGTTGTGGCTAAAAAAAAGACAGGATGCTATGGATACGGAGGCATTGTTGATTCAGTTGCACAAATTCtag GTATCAAGGACCTAAAGAAAGTATCTCATCAAGTGTCTCTCCCTGATCTGGGTATGGACAGTATGATGGCGGTAGAGATCAAACAGACCTTACAGCGGGAATTTGAAATAGTCCTGTCAACCCCAGATATTCGAACATTGACATTTGGAAG GTTGAAAGCATTAGCAGCTCAAAAAGAAGCGAAAGCATCTACATCCGTGTCAGCACATACAGCGCGTTCTGAAGATGGGGCTGGTCACCGAGTCCTCATGAAAAACTTTGGTGAAGAAAACTTGGCCTTAAAACCTTTTATATACATGCCATCTTTGGTTAGCTATTCGGAGCCATTG ACCGACTCATCAATTCACCAAAAGGAGTCGATAATGTTCATACTACCCGGTTTAGAAGGTTGTGCCGCGGGAATGGCGCCTTTATGTTCTAAGCTTAAGATAAAAACTTGTGTCCTGCAGTTTGGTAATACAGAAAAGCAGGATACCTTAAACTCTTTAGTCAACAGGTTACATAAG acgatcaaatctatattaaatcctGGAAGTCCATTCATACTTCTTGGATACAGCTTTGGTACTTTACCCACGTTGAAACTGGCGAGCATTTTGGAAAGTGAAG GTCACGATGGTACGATAATTTGCTTAGACGGCAGTCCGGATTACCTCTACCGGATGCTTACCTCGTCGATTTCCGTCAAAAGCGACACTCAGTTACAAAACAGCCTGATTAAGCAAATCATTGACATAATTGCACCAAAAAATAAAGACAGTGACACACTCTTGGAGAAACTGAAAAATATCGAATCTTATGATGAGAGGATCACATACGCATTGAAAGTATCTCCTCCTCAGCAGAAATATTCcgataatttcataaaatcaattGGGAAATCGAGTTTTGACCGTCTCAAAATGATCCTCAATCAAGCAGAGTTAAAAAAGATCAAGGCTCCAATAACTCTATTGCGTCCGAAAGAAAATCCACCATTCTTGGTGATCGATGAGAACTATGGTCTTGATAAATTCTCAGAAGGTCCTGTGACGGTTCATTTCCTCGAATGTAACCATGCCAGTATAATTGGGAATAATGATTGTGTGAATATTATCAGTAAAGTGTTTGCTGCCCAAGATCGAGGAAATATTGACAAGGTTGCTATAACAAGTACGACTAAGAAACAATTGTCAGTGGGAATTTaa